A region of Rhizorhabdus wittichii RW1 DNA encodes the following proteins:
- a CDS encoding TonB-dependent receptor (PFAM: TonB-dependent receptor; TonB-dependent receptor, plug): MITMACSLQRSARTGLLLALIASASGAALAQATPAAPAPAPAAAADDGGIAEIVVTAQRRAQNLQNVPIAVTALAAKTLEAANIQGTPDLVILTPGLTFNSVGGYGQPRIRGIGTTADTPTLENPIATYVDGVYYAHQGGSILSFNNIERIEVLKGPQGTLFGRNATGGLIQIITREPGQAVEGEASLSYENYKTLTANAYLGGGLSETVAADLALYVRRQGDGYGDNLVTGQEINKTDSFAARSKWVATPGDHTKLTFIADYARNSGATAQGPAPGTTPPGGTPLLDGQDVAVPAPYRNRFTQGGASLKIEHEFDVLHFVSTTAYRKSRGTIFFPNAVTDPAFLTLVKLYDRAEQASQEFQLQSPAGAGLDWTAGLYLFYADGGWRPAALSGGGLAPLTGIAFDSGQKTYSGALYGQSTIHLGEGTGLTLGLRYTIDRRKWHAEQSFDAPFPLGPFADEGKKTFRKLTWRVSLDHKFDSGVLVYASANRGFKSGGFNDLVIPATPYLPETLDAYEVGLKSTLFDRRLRFNAAGFYYDYKNLQVTRYSNGILVLYNGAGAEIYGLDLDAEASVSSRLRLGLGLSLVHGRYTSFPNADITTPAPGGGTIIATGSAKGNRLSYTPDWTLNLSADYSVPLPNGSLDLNMTYYHSDGFVGSPDERLRQGRYDTLNASFGWTSRDKNWAVTAFGRNLTDKRYAAAIYAQANGDGVQYAAPRTYGLRVRRSF, from the coding sequence ATGATCACCATGGCTTGCTCCTTGCAGCGTTCGGCCCGAACCGGGCTGCTCCTCGCGCTGATCGCCTCGGCGAGCGGCGCCGCGCTGGCCCAGGCGACGCCCGCGGCCCCGGCCCCGGCCCCGGCCGCCGCCGCCGATGACGGCGGGATCGCCGAGATCGTCGTGACGGCGCAGCGCCGCGCGCAGAACCTCCAGAACGTCCCGATCGCGGTGACGGCGCTCGCCGCGAAGACGCTCGAAGCCGCCAACATCCAGGGCACCCCCGACCTCGTCATCCTGACGCCGGGGCTCACCTTCAACAGCGTCGGCGGCTATGGCCAGCCGCGCATCCGCGGCATCGGCACCACCGCCGACACGCCGACCCTGGAGAACCCGATCGCGACCTATGTCGACGGGGTCTATTATGCCCATCAGGGCGGCAGCATCCTGTCGTTCAACAATATCGAGCGGATCGAGGTGCTCAAGGGACCGCAGGGCACCCTGTTCGGCCGTAACGCGACCGGCGGCCTGATCCAGATCATCACCCGCGAGCCGGGCCAGGCCGTCGAGGGGGAGGCGAGCCTCTCCTACGAGAATTACAAGACGCTGACGGCCAACGCCTATCTCGGCGGCGGATTGTCCGAGACGGTCGCCGCCGACCTCGCGCTCTATGTCCGCCGCCAGGGCGACGGCTATGGCGACAATCTGGTCACCGGGCAGGAGATCAACAAGACCGACAGCTTCGCGGCGCGGTCGAAATGGGTGGCGACGCCCGGCGACCACACCAAGCTGACCTTCATCGCCGATTATGCGCGCAACAGCGGCGCCACCGCCCAGGGGCCCGCGCCGGGGACGACCCCGCCGGGGGGAACGCCGCTGCTCGACGGCCAGGACGTAGCGGTGCCCGCGCCCTACCGGAACAGGTTCACCCAGGGCGGCGCGAGCCTCAAGATCGAGCATGAGTTCGACGTGCTCCACTTCGTCAGCACCACCGCCTATCGCAAGAGCCGGGGGACGATCTTCTTCCCGAACGCGGTGACCGATCCCGCCTTCCTGACGCTGGTCAAGCTCTACGACCGGGCGGAGCAGGCGAGCCAGGAATTCCAGCTCCAGTCGCCCGCCGGCGCCGGGCTCGACTGGACCGCGGGCCTCTACCTCTTCTACGCCGATGGCGGCTGGCGCCCGGCGGCGCTGTCGGGCGGCGGGCTCGCGCCGCTCACCGGCATCGCCTTCGACAGCGGGCAGAAGACCTATTCGGGCGCGCTCTATGGCCAGTCGACGATCCACCTCGGCGAAGGCACCGGCCTGACGCTCGGCCTGCGCTACACGATCGACCGCCGCAAATGGCATGCCGAGCAGAGCTTCGACGCGCCGTTCCCGCTGGGGCCGTTCGCGGACGAGGGCAAGAAGACCTTCCGCAAGCTGACCTGGCGGGTATCGCTCGACCACAAGTTCGACAGCGGGGTGCTGGTCTACGCCTCGGCCAATCGCGGCTTCAAGTCGGGCGGCTTCAACGACCTCGTCATCCCGGCGACGCCCTATCTGCCCGAGACGCTCGACGCCTATGAGGTCGGCCTGAAGTCGACCCTGTTCGACCGCCGCCTGCGCTTCAACGCGGCGGGTTTCTACTATGACTACAAGAACCTGCAGGTGACCCGTTATTCGAACGGCATCCTGGTGCTCTACAACGGGGCGGGCGCCGAGATATACGGCCTCGACCTCGACGCCGAAGCCTCGGTATCGTCGCGGTTGCGGCTGGGCCTCGGCCTGTCGCTGGTCCATGGCCGCTACACGTCCTTCCCCAATGCCGACATCACCACGCCGGCGCCGGGCGGCGGCACGATCATCGCGACGGGCAGCGCGAAGGGCAACCGCCTGTCCTACACCCCGGACTGGACGCTCAACCTGTCGGCCGACTATTCGGTGCCGTTGCCCAATGGATCGCTCGATCTCAACATGACCTATTATCATAGCGACGGGTTCGTCGGCTCGCCCGACGAACGGCTGCGCCAGGGCCGCTACGATACCCTCAACGCGTCGTTCGGCTGGACGTCGCGGGACAAGAACTGGGCGGTGACGGCGTTCGGCCGCAACCTCACCGACAAGCGCTACGCGGCGGCGATCTATGCCCAGGCCAATGGCGACGGCGTCCAATATGCGGCGCCCCGCACCTATGGCCTGCGCGTCCGGCGGAGCTTCTAG
- a CDS encoding Endoribonuclease L-PSP (PFAM: Endoribonuclease L-PSP), whose product MNNPRFLRPDWQWDRDYPLSQMVACGDFLYLSGQVPLDAAGNLVGPGDLRAQSAQVFRNMREVLQLAGCDLRAVIRLTTYFTVSLSDGAATKAYWEVRREYFGDHKPASTGMRVSELISPEMMLEVDAVAYLPAARK is encoded by the coding sequence ATGAACAATCCGAGGTTTCTTCGTCCCGATTGGCAATGGGACCGCGACTATCCGCTCTCGCAGATGGTCGCCTGTGGCGACTTCCTCTACCTTTCGGGGCAGGTGCCGCTCGACGCGGCCGGCAATCTGGTCGGACCGGGCGACCTCAGGGCCCAGTCGGCCCAGGTGTTCCGCAACATGCGGGAAGTGCTGCAACTCGCCGGTTGCGATCTCCGCGCGGTGATCCGGCTCACCACCTATTTCACGGTTAGCCTCAGCGATGGCGCGGCGACCAAGGCCTATTGGGAGGTTCGCCGCGAATATTTCGGCGATCACAAGCCGGCGAGCACCGGCATGCGGGTGAGCGAGCTCATCTCGCCCGAGATGATGCTCGAGGTCGACGCCGTGGCCTATCTGCCGGCCGCCAGGAAATAG
- a CDS encoding 4-aminobutyrate aminotransferase (TIGRFAM: 4-aminobutyrate aminotransferase~PFAM: aminotransferase class-III) produces the protein MTSNADLLARRRQAVARGVATAFPIFAARADNAEIWDVDGQHYVDFAGGIAVLNTGHRHPKVIAAVQEQLALYTHMAFQVAAYEPYVALAERLNALAPFTGEAKTILFTTGAEATENAVKLARAATGRSAVIAFGGGFHGRTLLAMAMTGKVAPYKQQFGPMPGEIFHVPFPVAAHGGSVEETLRAIEMVFRVAVEPGRVAALIIEPILGEGGFYEAPVELLRALRALCDRHGIILIADEVQTGFGRTGRMFAIEHSGVEPDLVTVAKSLAGGFPLSGVIGRSAIMEASEPGGMGGTYGGNPVACAAALAVLDVIAEEQLLDRAVAIGARIKERLRLLARRNDLVPITEIRGPGAMIGFDIVTSRTGYEPDPETTRRVVEAAREAGLILLSCGIHGNVIRILVPLTVPDDILDAGLAKLEQALAA, from the coding sequence ATGACCAGCAACGCGGATCTTCTGGCACGCCGCCGTCAGGCGGTGGCGCGCGGGGTCGCCACGGCCTTTCCGATCTTCGCGGCCCGCGCCGACAATGCCGAGATCTGGGACGTCGACGGCCAGCATTATGTGGATTTTGCCGGCGGCATCGCCGTGCTCAACACCGGGCACCGCCACCCCAAGGTCATCGCCGCCGTGCAGGAGCAGTTGGCGCTCTACACCCATATGGCGTTCCAGGTCGCGGCCTATGAACCCTATGTCGCGCTCGCCGAGCGGTTGAACGCGCTCGCGCCCTTCACCGGCGAGGCGAAGACGATCCTGTTCACCACCGGAGCCGAGGCGACCGAGAATGCGGTCAAGCTGGCGCGGGCGGCGACCGGCCGGTCGGCCGTGATCGCCTTTGGCGGCGGCTTCCATGGCCGCACCCTGCTGGCGATGGCGATGACCGGCAAGGTCGCCCCGTACAAGCAGCAGTTCGGGCCGATGCCCGGCGAGATCTTCCATGTCCCCTTTCCGGTCGCGGCGCATGGCGGCAGCGTCGAGGAGACGCTGCGCGCGATCGAGATGGTCTTCAGGGTCGCCGTCGAGCCGGGCCGGGTCGCCGCCCTGATCATCGAGCCGATCCTGGGGGAGGGCGGCTTCTACGAGGCTCCCGTCGAACTGCTCAGGGCGTTGCGTGCCCTCTGCGACCGGCACGGCATCATCCTGATCGCGGACGAGGTCCAGACCGGCTTCGGACGGACCGGGCGGATGTTCGCCATCGAGCATTCGGGGGTCGAGCCCGACCTCGTCACCGTCGCCAAGTCGCTGGCCGGGGGTTTCCCGCTCTCGGGCGTGATCGGTCGATCCGCGATCATGGAGGCGAGCGAGCCGGGTGGAATGGGCGGCACCTATGGCGGCAACCCGGTCGCCTGCGCGGCGGCGCTCGCCGTGCTCGACGTGATCGCGGAGGAGCAACTGCTCGACCGCGCGGTCGCGATCGGGGCGCGGATCAAGGAGCGGCTGCGGCTGTTGGCGCGGCGCAACGACCTCGTGCCGATCACCGAAATCCGCGGACCCGGCGCGATGATCGGCTTCGACATCGTCACTTCGCGGACCGGCTATGAGCCCGACCCCGAGACGACGCGCCGGGTCGTCGAGGCGGCGCGCGAGGCGGGATTGATCCTGCTGTCCTGCGGCATCCACGGCAACGTCATCCGGATATTGGTGCCGCTGACCGTTCCGGACGATATCCTCGATGCCGGGCTCGCCAAGCTCGAACAGGCGCTGGCGGCATGA
- a CDS encoding transcriptional regulator, TetR family (PFAM: regulatory protein, TetR), translating into MDVEDGTKAAIIEASIKLFYNKGYRGTSMPDIASECSITPAAIYYHFKNKEQVLWSCYENLVEELNERVIKEVNKFDDPRAKLERFIEIVFNIWFDRPELSLLQAGPIADLSAKRTFQYKVHRANWFKFVYDLIAELGGSFRSDEELRFSSLILSKSLSYPETLIGEFGYDHEDVSDDVKKNILVMLKKFYVQALTGERFPG; encoded by the coding sequence ATGGACGTAGAAGACGGAACGAAAGCCGCTATCATCGAAGCGTCCATCAAGCTCTTCTACAACAAGGGCTATCGCGGCACGTCGATGCCGGACATCGCCAGCGAATGCAGCATCACCCCGGCGGCGATATATTACCACTTCAAGAACAAGGAGCAGGTCCTCTGGTCCTGCTACGAGAACCTCGTCGAGGAGCTGAACGAGCGGGTCATCAAGGAGGTCAACAAGTTCGACGACCCCAGGGCCAAGCTCGAACGGTTCATCGAGATCGTCTTCAACATATGGTTCGACCGGCCCGAACTCTCGCTGCTCCAGGCGGGGCCAATCGCCGACCTCTCGGCCAAGCGGACGTTCCAGTACAAGGTGCACCGGGCGAACTGGTTCAAGTTCGTCTACGACCTCATCGCCGAACTGGGCGGCTCCTTCCGCTCCGACGAGGAGTTGCGCTTCTCCTCGCTCATCCTGTCCAAGTCGCTGTCCTATCCCGAAACCCTGATCGGCGAGTTCGGATATGACCACGAGGACGTCAGCGACGACGTCAAGAAGAACATACTGGTCATGCTGAAGAAGTTCTACGTCCAGGCGCTGACCGGCGAGCGCTTCCCCGGCTGA
- a CDS encoding alpha/beta hydrolase fold (PFAM: alpha/beta hydrolase fold) → MTVRSAVVAGTPRLAFSFAGEGELVVMLHGVGGNRRNWLSQIEALSPACLAVAWDARGYGDSDDYAGELSFGDVADDLLRLLDHFDRRRAHLVGLSMGGNIAMEFALRHPDRVASLVLADTDRGMQHIPASEREAFLALRREPILAGVALDELAVPIVASLLGEGAVPTARAEMIDSISRLHRDSYLKALKATVDFDVVGKLDRIGVPTLVIVGEEDRLTPVEEARAICAEIAGSELAVIPGAGHVSNVEQPERFSQALLRFLRSVGAAPS, encoded by the coding sequence ATGACGGTCCGCTCGGCCGTGGTGGCGGGGACGCCGCGGCTTGCCTTCTCCTTCGCGGGGGAGGGCGAGCTGGTGGTGATGCTGCACGGCGTCGGCGGCAACCGGCGCAACTGGCTTTCGCAGATCGAGGCGCTGTCGCCGGCCTGCCTTGCCGTCGCCTGGGACGCGCGGGGCTATGGCGACAGCGACGACTATGCGGGCGAGTTGAGCTTCGGCGACGTCGCCGACGACCTGCTGCGCCTGCTCGATCATTTCGATCGGCGGCGCGCGCATCTGGTCGGCCTGTCGATGGGCGGCAACATCGCGATGGAATTCGCGCTGCGCCATCCCGATCGGGTCGCCTCGCTGGTCCTCGCCGATACCGATCGCGGCATGCAGCACATCCCCGCCAGCGAGCGCGAGGCCTTTCTCGCGCTGCGGCGCGAACCGATCCTCGCCGGCGTCGCGCTCGACGAACTGGCGGTGCCGATCGTCGCCTCGCTGCTCGGCGAGGGCGCCGTCCCCACCGCCCGCGCCGAGATGATCGACAGCATCTCCCGGCTGCATCGCGACAGCTATCTCAAGGCGTTGAAGGCGACGGTCGACTTCGACGTCGTCGGCAAGCTCGACCGGATCGGGGTTCCGACCCTGGTCATCGTCGGCGAGGAGGACCGGTTGACGCCGGTCGAGGAGGCGCGCGCGATCTGCGCCGAGATCGCGGGCAGCGAGCTGGCCGTCATTCCGGGCGCCGGGCATGTCAGCAATGTCGAGCAGCCCGAACGTTTCTCGCAAGCGCTGCTGCGCTTCCTTCGTTCCGTCGGTGCCGCGCCGTCCTGA
- a CDS encoding major intrinsic protein (PFAM: major intrinsic protein): MNIFLGELLGTAALILFGNGVVAGALLKASKAENAGWMAITAGWAFAVFVGIVVAKACGSAAAYLNPAFAIGMAVRHGDWTGIPQAIAGELLGAMLGAALVFLHYLPHWRGTADPAIKRAAFCTAPAVRDIRANLVSEIIGTFALTFAIGAMLSPAVAPHGLADGVGPYLVAVIVWAIGLSLGGTTGYAINPARDLGPRIAHALLPIPGKGDSDWRYAPVPVLGPVIGAALAGLALSRIGA; encoded by the coding sequence GTGAATATCTTCCTCGGAGAATTGCTGGGCACCGCCGCGCTGATCCTGTTCGGCAACGGGGTCGTCGCCGGCGCGCTGCTCAAGGCGTCGAAGGCGGAGAATGCCGGATGGATGGCGATCACCGCCGGCTGGGCCTTCGCCGTCTTCGTCGGCATCGTCGTCGCCAAGGCCTGCGGCAGCGCGGCCGCCTATCTCAACCCCGCCTTCGCGATCGGCATGGCGGTCCGGCACGGCGACTGGACCGGCATCCCGCAGGCGATCGCCGGCGAACTGCTCGGCGCGATGCTCGGCGCCGCGCTGGTCTTCCTCCACTATCTTCCCCACTGGCGGGGCACCGCCGACCCGGCGATCAAGCGCGCGGCCTTCTGCACCGCGCCGGCGGTGCGCGACATCAGGGCGAACCTGGTCAGCGAGATCATCGGCACCTTCGCGCTGACCTTCGCGATCGGCGCGATGCTGTCCCCGGCGGTCGCGCCGCACGGCCTGGCCGACGGCGTCGGCCCCTATCTGGTCGCGGTGATCGTCTGGGCGATCGGCCTGTCGCTGGGCGGGACCACCGGCTATGCGATCAACCCGGCCCGCGACCTCGGCCCCCGCATCGCCCATGCGCTGCTGCCCATCCCCGGCAAGGGCGATTCCGACTGGCGCTACGCCCCCGTCCCGGTGCTCGGCCCCGTCATCGGCGCCGCGCTGGCCGGCCTCGCCTTGTCCCGCATCGGGGCCTGA
- a CDS encoding glutathione-dependent formaldehyde-activating, GFA (PFAM: glutathione-dependent formaldehyde-activating, GFA) has product MPLKLDGSCRCGAIRFTADSHAPVPFMRCYCSICRKTAGGGGYAVNLHADKRTLEVEGRTAIFHAELDDGRGGCRVSTGERHFCPACASALWVFSPEYPELFHPFASAIDSELPKAPSLVHMMLSSKASWVEPEIGPHDQCFEEYPEDALEDWHRAHGLWID; this is encoded by the coding sequence ATGCCCCTGAAGCTTGACGGATCGTGCCGCTGCGGCGCGATCCGCTTCACCGCCGACAGTCACGCGCCGGTGCCGTTCATGCGGTGCTATTGCTCGATATGCCGGAAGACCGCGGGCGGTGGCGGCTATGCCGTCAACCTCCACGCCGACAAGCGGACGCTGGAGGTCGAGGGCCGGACCGCGATCTTCCATGCCGAACTCGACGACGGTCGGGGCGGGTGCCGCGTCAGCACGGGCGAGCGGCATTTCTGCCCCGCATGCGCCAGCGCGCTATGGGTGTTCAGCCCTGAATATCCCGAGCTCTTCCATCCCTTCGCATCGGCCATCGACAGCGAACTGCCCAAGGCCCCGTCGCTCGTCCATATGATGCTCTCCTCCAAGGCCTCCTGGGTCGAGCCCGAGATCGGTCCGCACGACCAATGCTTCGAGGAATATCCGGAGGATGCGCTGGAGGACTGGCACCGGGCGCATGGCCTCTGGATCGACTAG
- a CDS encoding transcriptional regulator, LysR family (PFAM: regulatory protein, LysR; LysR, substrate-binding), with product MRRRLPPLTPLRAFEAVARHGSIRGAAAELSIDHSAVSRHIRNLEGALGTRLVQTERTGVRLTDSGERFQTYLAQAFDLLDAAVEEISPRARRELRIWCAPGLATCWLTRHLPELEQTMTDCDILLNPTLAVANLERGDADVEIHYGARSQSRVASEVLVHPPFFPVAAPAFLASRGPFASAAALVEERLLHESSRDQWRNWFEKTGLGIVPPLGGPRLSHADAAIEAAVQGHGIALANRILVREELASGRLAMALPLEIQLEPYVLTTAQSRWSDPVIARFRRWLANALAEHG from the coding sequence ATGCGGCGGCGCCTTCCACCATTGACTCCGCTTCGAGCGTTCGAGGCGGTCGCCCGCCATGGCAGCATCCGGGGCGCCGCGGCCGAGCTGTCGATCGACCATTCGGCGGTCAGCCGCCATATCCGCAATCTCGAAGGGGCGCTCGGCACGCGGCTGGTCCAGACCGAGCGGACGGGCGTGCGGCTGACCGATAGCGGCGAGCGTTTCCAGACATATCTGGCGCAAGCCTTCGACCTGCTCGATGCCGCCGTCGAGGAGATTTCCCCCCGCGCCCGGCGCGAGCTGCGGATCTGGTGCGCGCCGGGCCTCGCCACCTGCTGGCTGACCCGGCACCTGCCCGAGCTCGAGCAGACGATGACCGACTGCGACATATTGCTCAACCCGACCCTCGCCGTCGCCAATCTCGAACGCGGCGACGCCGATGTGGAGATCCATTATGGCGCGCGCAGCCAGTCGAGGGTGGCCAGCGAGGTGCTCGTCCATCCGCCCTTCTTCCCCGTCGCCGCCCCGGCGTTCCTCGCGAGCCGGGGGCCGTTCGCCTCGGCGGCGGCGCTGGTCGAGGAACGGCTGCTCCACGAATCCTCGCGCGACCAATGGCGCAACTGGTTCGAGAAGACCGGGCTCGGAATCGTGCCGCCGCTCGGCGGGCCGCGGCTGTCGCACGCCGATGCGGCGATCGAGGCCGCGGTGCAGGGCCATGGCATCGCACTCGCCAACCGGATACTGGTCCGCGAGGAACTCGCGAGCGGACGGCTCGCCATGGCCCTGCCGCTCGAGATCCAGCTCGAGCCCTATGTGCTGACGACGGCGCAATCGCGATGGTCGGATCCTGTCATCGCGCGCTTCCGTCGCTGGCTCGCGAACGCCCTGGCGGAGCATGGCTGA
- a CDS encoding succinate semialdehyde dehydrogenase (TIGRFAM: succinic semialdehyde dehydrogenase~PFAM: aldehyde dehydrogenase) produces the protein MTEGLVLDDPSLLVERCLIGGRFVGDPVEPVVDPATGRTIARVPRLGAEAATAAVEQAQAAFPAWAARTAKERATVLRAWFEQIRAHRADLALILTSEQGKPLAEALGEIDYAAAFVEYYAEEAKRVAGETLASHRADARILVTREPIGVIGAITPWNFPAAMITRKVAPALAVGCTALVKPAPETPLTALALGELAVRAGLPPGVLNIVTGDAAAIGAVMTGHPAVRVVSFTGSTEVGRRLMAQAAPTVKRVALELGGNAPFIVFDDADLDAAVEGAIAAKFRNMGQTCVCANRLYVQDAVHDAFASRLATAIESLQVGPGTEPGVAQGPLINARALAKVEAHVADAVAGGATVALGGRRHPRGGTFYAPTLLIGATPTMRIAREETFGPVAALFRFTDEEEVIAQANASETGLAAYVYTRDLGRAFRVSEALEYGMVGLNTGLISTELAPFGGVKQSGHSREGSHHGLEDYCTLKYVLVAGLRRAGG, from the coding sequence ATGACCGAGGGGCTCGTCCTCGACGATCCGTCGCTGCTGGTCGAGCGCTGCCTGATCGGCGGTCGCTTCGTCGGCGATCCCGTGGAGCCGGTGGTCGATCCGGCCACCGGCCGCACGATCGCCCGGGTGCCGCGCCTCGGCGCCGAAGCGGCGACCGCCGCCGTCGAGCAGGCGCAGGCAGCCTTTCCCGCCTGGGCCGCGCGGACCGCGAAGGAGCGCGCGACGGTGCTGCGCGCCTGGTTCGAGCAGATCCGGGCCCATCGCGCCGACCTTGCCCTGATCCTCACCAGCGAGCAGGGCAAGCCGCTCGCCGAAGCGCTGGGCGAGATCGACTATGCCGCGGCCTTCGTCGAATATTATGCCGAGGAGGCCAAGCGGGTCGCTGGCGAGACCCTGGCGAGCCACCGCGCCGATGCGCGCATCCTCGTCACGCGGGAGCCGATAGGGGTGATCGGCGCGATCACGCCCTGGAACTTCCCGGCGGCGATGATCACACGCAAGGTGGCGCCGGCCCTCGCCGTCGGCTGCACCGCGCTGGTCAAGCCGGCGCCGGAGACGCCGTTGACCGCGTTGGCGCTCGGCGAGCTTGCGGTCCGGGCCGGGCTTCCGCCGGGGGTCCTCAACATCGTCACCGGCGACGCGGCGGCGATCGGCGCGGTGATGACCGGCCACCCCGCCGTGCGGGTGGTCAGCTTCACGGGCTCGACCGAGGTCGGCCGCCGGCTGATGGCGCAGGCCGCGCCGACGGTGAAGCGGGTGGCGCTCGAACTCGGCGGCAACGCGCCCTTCATCGTCTTCGACGACGCCGATCTCGATGCCGCGGTCGAAGGGGCGATCGCCGCCAAGTTCCGCAACATGGGGCAGACCTGCGTCTGCGCCAACCGGCTCTATGTCCAGGACGCGGTCCACGACGCCTTCGCGTCGCGGCTGGCAACGGCGATCGAGAGCCTCCAGGTCGGGCCCGGCACCGAGCCCGGCGTCGCCCAGGGCCCCCTGATCAACGCACGGGCGCTCGCCAAGGTCGAGGCGCATGTCGCCGATGCCGTCGCCGGCGGCGCCACCGTAGCACTGGGCGGCCGGCGCCATCCGCGCGGCGGCACCTTCTATGCGCCGACCCTGCTCATCGGCGCCACGCCGACGATGCGGATCGCCCGCGAAGAGACGTTCGGCCCCGTCGCCGCGCTGTTCCGCTTCACCGACGAGGAGGAGGTGATCGCCCAGGCCAATGCCAGCGAGACGGGCCTCGCCGCCTATGTCTACACCCGCGATCTCGGCCGCGCCTTCCGGGTCAGCGAGGCGCTCGAATATGGCATGGTCGGGTTGAATACGGGGCTGATCTCGACCGAGCTCGCGCCGTTCGGCGGCGTCAAGCAGAGCGGTCATTCCCGCGAGGGCTCGCATCATGGCCTCGAGGATTATTGCACGCTCAAATATGTCCTCGTCGCCGGGCTGCGGCGGGCGGGAGGATGA
- a CDS encoding luciferase family protein (PFAM: luciferase family protein) yields MSRNIEVGVFIPVGKNGWIHSVNTPYTPGSFQHVLDVVQRSEALGFDFVLSPAIWRGRKGPSRHWMDSLESLTTTAALLQATSRIEIFGTVHMTVFPPATIAKMIATLDQIGAGRVGLNLVTGSSYLDLAHLGLWNDELNHDERYDMADEWVHLVKRLWTEEIVDHKGRFFATEAATMGPKPSRMPKLVNAGASPRGIKFAADNCDIAFISASDGPKFIATARQCKEAARAMGKPNLKTFGLVTVIPGETDAEAQARLDHFNAGVDRECLADIAAGYEQNRSAKALSEASLSLTGGEKQSCVMPGELVGSYETLARRLSVTALEGELDGLMLVVPDYIEDLAAIANRTLPLMERYGVSSLRSR; encoded by the coding sequence ATGTCCAGGAATATCGAAGTCGGAGTTTTCATTCCCGTCGGCAAGAATGGCTGGATCCATTCGGTCAACACGCCGTACACGCCCGGCAGCTTCCAGCATGTCCTCGACGTCGTACAGCGCTCGGAGGCGCTCGGTTTCGATTTCGTGCTCAGCCCCGCCATCTGGCGCGGCCGGAAGGGGCCGTCGCGGCACTGGATGGATTCGCTCGAGTCGCTCACCACGACGGCGGCGCTGCTCCAGGCGACCAGCCGGATCGAGATTTTCGGCACCGTCCACATGACGGTGTTTCCGCCCGCCACCATCGCCAAGATGATCGCCACCCTCGATCAGATCGGCGCGGGGCGGGTCGGCCTCAACCTGGTGACCGGATCCAGCTATCTGGATCTCGCGCATCTCGGGCTCTGGAACGACGAGCTCAACCATGACGAGCGCTACGACATGGCCGACGAATGGGTCCATCTCGTCAAGCGGCTGTGGACCGAGGAGATCGTCGACCATAAGGGCCGCTTCTTCGCGACCGAGGCGGCGACCATGGGCCCCAAGCCGTCGCGCATGCCGAAGCTGGTCAATGCGGGCGCGTCGCCGCGCGGGATCAAGTTCGCGGCCGACAATTGCGACATCGCCTTCATCTCGGCGAGCGACGGGCCCAAATTCATCGCGACCGCGCGGCAGTGCAAGGAGGCGGCGCGCGCCATGGGCAAGCCGAACCTCAAGACGTTCGGGCTGGTCACCGTCATCCCCGGCGAGACGGACGCGGAAGCCCAGGCGCGCCTGGACCATTTCAACGCGGGCGTGGACCGCGAATGCCTCGCCGACATAGCCGCCGGCTATGAGCAGAACCGCAGCGCCAAGGCGTTGAGCGAGGCATCGCTGTCGCTGACCGGCGGCGAGAAGCAGAGCTGCGTGATGCCGGGCGAGCTGGTCGGTTCCTATGAGACGCTGGCGCGCCGGCTGTCGGTCACCGCGCTCGAAGGCGAACTCGACGGGCTGATGCTGGTCGTCCCCGACTATATCGAGGACCTGGCGGCGATCGCCAACCGAACCCTGCCGCTGATGGAGCGGTACGGCGTGTCGTCGCTGCGGTCGAGATAG